Proteins found in one Gopherus flavomarginatus isolate rGopFla2 chromosome 18, rGopFla2.mat.asm, whole genome shotgun sequence genomic segment:
- the LOC127037096 gene encoding uncharacterized protein LOC127037096 isoform X1, with protein sequence MSTINPEYDYLFKLLLIGDSGVGKSCLLLRFADDNYTDSYISTIGVDFKIRTIELEGKTIKLQIWDTAGQERFRTITSSYYRGLVQQHAPVAGGDRPLRQRKCQQADCGQQERPDVQEGGGLHHGQGIRGHAGGAVPGDQRQDRHQRGAGLRHHGGRDQEPGGQRPPPQRQPPTQPPHPERPPAAGPGRRRGGRRWRSGLLLGRGFSPPTYPLVGSFSVSGTMAGDQDGWAGGPFAAPYLFAIDFYRLRSSSLHPSPTAWAHLPPWLAKRHSGPATDLGSWRAEVLQAPSSPPSAILDPRCMAIQPALLCTLQACGRASAAPNRAGPGKESPNAEGRAMPSCVGVEGAVATDRAARNCAVAPRTKAERAIACVLS encoded by the exons gaTGACAATTACACAGACAGCTACATCAGTACCATCGGGGTGGACTTCAAGATCCGGACCATCGAGCTGGAGGGGAAAACTATCAAACTTCAGATA TGGGACACGGCCGGCCAGGAGCGCTTCCGGACGATCACATCCAGTTACTACAGAG GACTCGTTCAGCAACATGCACCTGTGGCTGGAGGAGATCGGCCGCTACGCCAACGAAAATGTCAACAAGCTGATTGTGGGCAACAAGAACGACCTGACGTGCAAGAAGGTGGTGGATTACATCACGGCCAAG GAATACGCGGACACGCTGGAGGTGCCGTTCCTGGAGACCAGCGCCAAGACCGCCACCAACGTGGAGCAGGCCTTCGTCACCATGGCGGCCGAGATCAAGAACCGGGTGGGCAGCGGCCTCCCCCACAGCGACAGCCACCAACCCAACCCCCACATCCAGAGCGCCCCCCTGCGGCAGGGCCGGGCCGGCGCAGGGGAGGGCGGCGATGGAGGTCCGGGCTGCTGTTAGGGAGGGGATTTTCTCCACCCACTTACCCTTTGGTGGGGAGCTTCTCGGTGTCTGGGACTATGGCTGGGGATCAGGACGGCTGGGCAGGGGGACCCTTTGCAGCACCCTATTTATTTGCAATAGATTTTTACAGGCTGCGATCCAGCTCCCTGCATCCCTCTCCAACCGCATGGGCGCACCTTCCCCCTTGGCTAGCCAAGAGACACTCAGGGCCAGCTACTGATCTGGGCTCCTGGCGAGCTGAGGTACTccaagctccatcctctcctCCCTCGGCCATTCTTGATCCCCGCTGCATGGCCAtacagccagccctgctctgcacccTTCAGGCCTGTGGAAGGGCATCAGCTGCTCCGAACAGAGCCGGGCCTGGGAAGGAATCCCCAAATGCCGAAGGACGCGCAATGCCTTCCTGTGTGGGGGTGGAAGGCGCCGTAGCCACAGACCGAGCAGCAAGGAACTGTGCCGTGGCACCCAGGACAAAAGCAGAACGTGCCATAGCCTGTGTCCTCTCTTAA